Within the Natranaeroarchaeum sulfidigenes genome, the region AACGGCGAATGAATCGTAACGGCATCAGAACGCTCTAACAGCTCCGCAAACTCTACCAACTCTGCACCGTTCTCAACTGCAGTCTCCTTGTCGATGAACGGGTCAGCCGTCACGATATCGAACCCGAGTGCCCGTGCCCGCGCCGCGACAGCACGGCCGGTTGATCCGAATCCGACGATTCCAAGAGTCTGTGTCGAGAGTCGGTGGACGGGTGCTCCGGCGGTGTGGTCCCACGCACCTGCGACCATAGAGGTATCGTAGCGTGTAATACCGCGGTACAGCGACAGCAGAAGGGCAATCGTATGCGTCGCGACCTCCTCTTTGCAGTACTCCGGAGCGTTGGTCACGTAGATTCCCTGTTCGGCGGCTACGTCAGTGGCGATATTGTCGACACCGATACCATAGCGAGCGATGACCTGACAGCCATCGAGTCGGCGGATCAACTCTTCTTCAATTTCGTATCGGAGGTTGAGAATTGCATCGGCAGAAATCAGTTGGTCGTCGATGCTGGGATCACTTTCGAGATGGCCTCCTGCGTCGTGCACTTCGGCGATATCGGACAGCTCGTCCCGCTCAATCGAGAGGTCCTCAAATTCGTGGTCGGTAACCACGACCCTATACTCAGTCATAGATTAACATATAGCGCGACCAGTTCAAGAAATTATCGATTGGGGCCACAATCTTCCCGACCTTGCCACTCTCCAGACGATATCAAACTCTCTCAGCACATCATTCTCAAGCAACGTGTCGCATTCAGATCTCGTGAGGAGGAAGGGGATTCGTCGCTTCAGTCTGCCTTCAATTCTGCTGCAGATTTCCCAGTCTTGATCATATCTGAGAGCTCGCCTCGTGTGACAGCATCGGCATCGACAATATCTGCG harbors:
- a CDS encoding C-terminal binding protein, whose translation is MTEYRVVVTDHEFEDLSIERDELSDIAEVHDAGGHLESDPSIDDQLISADAILNLRYEIEEELIRRLDGCQVIARYGIGVDNIATDVAAEQGIYVTNAPEYCKEEVATHTIALLLSLYRGITRYDTSMVAGAWDHTAGAPVHRLSTQTLGIVGFGSTGRAVAARARALGFDIVTADPFIDKETAVENGAELVEFAELLERSDAVTIHSPLTDGTRGMFDDTTFESMKDSAFLVNVARGPIVDGDALRTALKDGKIAGAGLDVFPDEPPAADDLLRRHERVVATPHVAWYSEEADPERRRTAAQNVRKALEGEKPGDNINGL